CCATAGCTTGTATACCACTTCTAGGTACTCGTCGGCAATTTGATACCTCTCGTCATGTTCAACTTGAGTATGAAGGCCGTGGTTTTTAGCAGCGCTTTCAAGATAAGATGTAACAATATTCCAACCAACTCTACCATTTGAAAGGTGATCCGCTGTGGAAAACCGTCGGGCTAATTCGTACGGATGATCATAGGTTGTAGAAGCAGTGACTCCGAAGCCAATGCTTTCCGTAGCGTATGAAAGTGCTGGAACAAGTAGTAGCGGGTCATTTACGGGGAATTGAGCACCACTACGTACCGAAGGCTTGAAATTGTCTGGTCCATTGTATATATCATAAGCACCTAAAGTGTCAGCAATAAAGAGAGCGTGGAATTTACCCTTTTCACAGACTTTGGCGATATTAACCCAATAATCAATAGTATTCCAGTCCTGATCAGAGAGAGGGGTCTTATCAGCTGGATTTCTCCATTGGCCAAAGTTGTGATGAGTAGGCGTATTCATCACAAACGCATTGAGGATTATCTTTCGCTTATTCCTGTCTGGAGGAGGGTTCAAGACCCCATCAACCACCTCATCCAATGCTTCAACTCTTTTAGCCATCGTCTGCCAGGAActaaaacaaataaacagcAGTCTACCAATTCATCCTATTTATACTACTGATAAGCATTTTTGCATTATACTACTGTTTTTAGAAAGGGAACTATTGTAACGACTTGATGGAAATGACGAGATCAGATCTCGCTTCACCCGTGTTTCGCCGATCGGCATGGGTATCAATACGCTTCTAGCACGTCATCCAAAGGATCTGCTGGAAGACTTCGGTCGTCCTGTTTAGTATTTAGACTATTCAGTCAGACTATCCTTGATTCGAGATGTCCCAGACTGACTTCGGCTAGTTTCTTCATTTACGGACTCCTGCTTGATGTCTCATAGAGATCACATGATGGAAAAGATAACATAGTATATCTATTCGGCAAGATAAGGATAAAGTTACATGCAGGACTGCCGATTAAACAGGTTCCAATTTGAGCAACCAATTTGAAAATAGAAGAACCGAGCGCTGGTCTCAATCTCTCATTCTACTGAAATTCTATAGCACTATAATCATTTATAAGTAGCTAGGTTATTTCACCATTAGGGTCTTCTAGTCTTCGCTTGAATTCAACACTATTGACGCTCGCAACAGTTTTATGGAGATATGTGAAGGTTATAAAGGGGGTCCCACGTTTTTGGCCCTAGTAGTTAATTGAtctgataaagaaaaacagTAGAAAGTTCAGCCAGACTTTGCCGCTTAACATTCAGGTTACTCATGTTTAGACTCCTCAAACAGTAAGAACCATTTTTGAAGATCGATTACCCAATAGTCAATTTGTTATAAATTGATTTCTTACAATCTATATTTGTTAAATCATTCCTACTAGTAGTTCGTTGCTTGGCCCTACTCTATATAATATCCCCCACTGTGTATCACGTgatcaaaataattataaCTCCTCATGTACAGTTCTgcatttataaataaattgaGACACTAATTACCTTAGCTGTCTTTTTTAAAGTTAATTTCTGAGATCGAATCACCGTCTGAGAGGTGCTAATTTCTATCGGCTAATAAAAGTACCCCAGTAGATTTTGATTGGGTCATTCTAGCACAGTCTAGTTTCACTACTGAGTAGAACACGAGAAATAGGAGCAGCAACTACCgtgtcttcatcatatcTCATCTCAGGTGAATTGAATTGACAGCAATTGCTAGCGTTAGCTGATTAAGTTGTACTTGATCTCAATTGTAGGCTTTCTCATAACAACATGAGTGGTCATCAGTGGAAGGGTAGTCAAGCAGGAGGTGGCCCTGGTGCTACTGTCCCTGCCAATGGACAATCTGGTGCTGGGGGGTATAGCTCAGGCTATGGTTCGGCTTCAGCATCTACTTCGAGTTTGGGATCAGTATCAAGCCATGGAAATGAAAGCACATTGACATCGTCTACTGGTTTTCGTCCTACTCATGTTAGAGGCTCCTCCTCAGTAAGTCATATATAAAGATGTGTGGTTGTAAAAACATCGCAAGATATAAATGAAGCCCCATTCAAGATAACTAACTTAAACTTTAGATGAGCAGCACTATTGAATCAACTGTGACTAAACTGCTAGTAGCCACCAAACAACTTCTGGAAGTTCTTACTCAATGGGCACGAGGAGATGCTACAGAACAGGATGTTTCTGATATCTATGTTCGATTGGGTAACGAATTTAACGTTGCTTGTCGGGCGTTTATGAACGCCCGTGTAAGGGTGGATGATTTCGGTGATGTTCCTCAGATGCTACGGGTGATCTTAGAAAAAGCTCTGTCTGATGATGCTTCACATGAGAACCTTGACAAGTATCTCCCCGATATCAGAGAGATCATTGTCACTTTGTTGCAGAAACTTAAACAAAAGCAGGCTCTAATTcgtgcttctggctctaGTGTAGGTTCTGCTCCATCAATTCCATTGCCAACGTATCACCATAACTCTACTTCGCATCCTCAACCCCCGACTCATGGGAGATACCAACAAACGCATCAGGGACCGGGCCCTCAACCTCAGCAACAATCGCAGCCCCATTCGCACCAGCATGCAAACCCAGGTCCACCACCTTCACCAAGGTTGCAAATGCAAGGGCAAATGTCGCAAATTTCTGCTCCTATGAAATATCCCACTCGATCGGAGTCTTTGTCGAGCCCAGCCTCTCCTTTGGCTTCCACTATGCTCCCTCCTAGACATAATAGTGTAGGAGGTCATAGCGGAGCTGGTCCTCGAACAAGTAGTGCTCCTGATTCTGTAAAGTTGGGAGGTGGTGTACCTGGTTTTCAGGCTcgacctcctccacctcctcctggTGGTCCCAATGGACCTAATGGTCCCGGGCCAGTCCCGGGTCCCGGGGGGATtcatatcaagaaaaacaacTCGAGGTCAAACTTGTCTAATATTTCAATCACTGCGTCTAACGCACCGAGATCGGATTATCAGCGTGGGCCCCCTTCGTCATCGCCTCGTAAAGAATCTAGCAACCCTTTGGCAACCCTTCAACGGAGTGAAGCCCTTGAAAGACGTGCATCCAGACGGTTTTCGGCTTATCAATTTGCAAAATTAACCAACGGACCCCAAGCAGCTAGAGAGGCTGTCCCTGAAATGCCTCCTTTACCATCTGATAAACGATCTTCTCTACTGCCTACAACTTCATCTCACTCGAGTTCTATGGCCGATTACACTCTTTCAACCAGCGTAGTCGATAAAACCAATGATCAGCAACATTTGGCAGCAACAATCAAGGATACTACTCCATCTGGAGAATTGGCGGCACAAAAGGAATCACCATCAACTCAGTCTAGAATTTCTTCCAGTCCACAAGTGAATGGATCTCAGGAACAATTCCCCGGTACCATCCCAGTATTTCTCCAAATTGGTCACAAAGTGAAAAAAGCAATGGTCGATCCATCTGACATAACTATCGCTTCGCTACGTCTCCAATTTATTGAGAAATTTGCATATTCTCCAGGTTCTGAAGCATTCCCTGATATCTATATCCAAGATCCTAAATCAGGTATTAGATATGAACTTGACGAAACTTCTTTGGATGAGGTAAAGAAAGGAAGTGTTTTAGTATCGCTCAACATTAAAGAGATGGATGAGGTCAAGAAGCATTTCAGTGAGGGTTTGGCGAAGTTGGCAGAAACCGTGAACAACTTGCATTCGAAAATTGATGATAACACAAGCGCTATAAATCAACTCAAAGAGACTAAAGTAAACTCTATTGCCACAACATCTTCTCAAACACAATCCAGATCTGAAACTCCCATGTCGACGAGACCAACTTCTAAGATTAGTCTCAAACAAGTAGAAGCTATTAGAAAGGATGTGGCTGTCCTGAGGCAAGTATCAGCAAGTTCTCTTGGCGGTTTGAAGGATGAGCTTGCCGGTATCTTAACAAAAGCCAAAGCATTACAGAATACTTCGTTTCTTATTCAGCAATCTGGTTCAAGTAGAGCATTCATGGAGCAATGCCACAAGAAGCTGTCAGCTGAGTCTGACAGCCTTTTAACAAACGTGGATGATCTGCAGGATGTTATTGAAGCGCTTCGGAAGGATGTGGCTCAGCGAGGTGTACGACACACTCCTCGTCAACTTGAAACAGTTGCTAAGGAACTTGCTGTTGCCAAAGAAGATTTGGAGAAAATGACCGAGTACATTACCAATGAGCGCCCTAGCTGGAAGAAGATTTGGGAACGGGAGTTGGACGTAGTCTGTGAAGAACAACAGTTCTTTAAATTACAGGAGGAGCTTGTGGCTGATTTGAGAGATGATCTCAGTAAGGCCGAAGAAACATTCAAGCTAGTCGAAATGTGCTCTCAGGAGCAGTCAAAAGTATCAGGCGGTAGAAGACCCACTCAGCCCACTATATTATCTGCCCCTGTTGATGGAATTGTTCATGTGAAAGATGCTGTTCTTTCCGAGGTGTCTGCCCTTCAACCCAATCATGAACAACGTGTTGAGGCTATTGAAAGGGCTGAAAAGATGCGCAGAAAAGAACTTGAGTTGAGAAGCAAAGGAGGCGAGTTTGAAGAGGAACTTGAAGAGTTTGTTGGAGAAAACAAGCTTAAGAAAAGTGGAGGTGTTGAAGAGACTGAACGCAGATTAAAGCTGCGAGAGCAGAAAATGCTCGAAGAACAGCGAAAGAATGATGCGGAAGCTAAGTTAATTCGTGACCAAGAACGCGAGCGCCGAAAGTTGGAAAGACAGAAAGAGCGTGGTAAACGAGAGCCGATTCCTGAAGATGATGTTCCTCTGGATGCAGTCGACACTGCCAATCCAGTTGTTGAGCCTGAAGTCAACACAACCCCTCCTGAAGAGCATGAGGTCGTTACCAATGCGACTGCAGAACATGCGTCAGAACCCGTTGAGGCTTCCGTAGAAAGTTTAGATTGACGAATGCCTTTTGCTTTATTTTAGACAGCGCAACATTCGTTTTTTATGTGTCCTCCAAATATATGGTTTCCTTCGTATCGTTAAGTCAACAAGAAACAAACGACTTCATATGATTATTAGTTTGAATTCACaccggtggctggggctccgttGAATTCGTCACCCATATCTGTTTATCTCTTTTTCCGGGTTGGTTTCCAGTGTTGACTACAGTAAGATAGTAATGATCCTATTAATACATGAATAAAagtcaataaataacgaataaataaaaggCATCAAAAATGACTAGATTTTGAGAGTACGGTAGAGATCGTCGAGGATACTTGCGTATCTCGGCTTGTTTCTGAAAACTTTGTTGAAGCCTTGAAGACAGGACTTCAGAATCTCCAGCTCTGTAAAGTTCTTTCCATGCCTATTTTCACTTGAAGCACTCTCCCCGACTACAGATGATATGCGTACGACAACATCGAGCAACAGACTAGCAATCGGTTTTGAGCTTTGTTTAGCCGAAAGACGCTGTAGGCAAATACGATCATAGGTGAGAACTGTACTCGCAATATTGCTACAAACATTGCTTATGTACTTGCGTAACAGCCGAGATATTTGAAGCTCCTTGATAATCTTAGCATTCACCCTGAAATTTATGATGCGCATGATCTTTTCAGTAAGAACCGAGATATTACTTTTCGGCATACGATAAAGAGGAGTTTTGACTAATGTCTGTCTGATGAAGTCCCGTTTGTTTACAGGGCGCAACGTATAACAGTCAATTTGGTGTGACAGAAATGGAAAATGTCCGGTTCGCATTACTTCTGTAGGTAAAGCCGATTCAAAGTTGGTTATAGTTTTCCTAGGATTAATACTGACACCGAACTCAGAGAAACCTTTCACCATTAAGCCAAGAAATCGTTCTGCTTCGCCTTTCGCTCTAGAAACAAATAAGAAATCATCAACATATCTGAACATGATGCTAGTCTTCTCATTATATGGAAGGCATTTCTGTACAAAAGCATCATAGACCAGGTCGCAAAGAAGTGATGAAATACACGATCCTTGAGGAATGCCCTCACGTAACCAGTAATTATTCTCCTCAAGTCTAACGACACATCTATTAAGATGCTGTTCGAGTAAATCAACCATCTTTTGACCTGGTACAGTCTCATCGCCGCCACGATCTACTAAAATGCGGCTTCTAGCACTACTCTTACGGCAATATGCGTTAGAAACATTTGCTTGAAAAGACATTGGGGCACTTAGATCTCTTGCAATCAGTTCTTCTCTGTATTTGTATCTTCCTTTGATGCGAAGGTTGTAAGATTGGACCTTTTGGAGCCAAAAATGTTCTCCTTTAATAATGCTCTTAGCGATTTCAAAGGCTTTGCTTACAGGAATAGTATCGAAGCATCTGGTGATATCAGCTTTGACAAAGTAGAATGAGCTATTATCCTTCATGGGACTCTCGCAGTTCTTGTAAAAAGACGCTAATCTTTCAAACATCTCATTTGGATTTGACAAGTGGCTGGGAAGGGTCTTATGATAAAGAATCCTTGAGGAATCAAGGACCTTTTTGAGAATAGATAGATAGCTATTGACACTTTTAAGAACCGCCGTACCTTCCGTAGGAGCTTTGCCAAGGGTGATTATCACACGAAATCCCGTTGGTTTTGGGACAATTCTCAAGCCAGAATACCCAGTATATGGTCTGTGAGCAACCTGAATATGAGCGTCACTCGGAGCACAATGGAGTTTCTCCTGGATGTACCTTGTGACAGTCTTATGATATATGATCTTCCATACATCCTGCCTGTAGTAGGAGACCGAAGTTTGGCCACTAATCTCGGATACGTAGAAATTTGCTTTGACGAGATTAGGTATCAATGAATCGAATGTCCATAACAGAAACTCCAGAAAGAGATCCTGCctcttttcaaaatcaggCCTCGCTAAACTTGTCGCACCTGTGCCATTTGCGGGCGCTAACCAAGGGATATCTTTGATTCGGAACCCTTCAAAATAAACTAAAAGTGATAGCTTCTCAGAAGTTCTTTGCCGGACGTATTGCCCTATTTTCTTATACAGCAGTGACCAGTTGTAGTCTGAACCAAAAGTCTCTTTTGGGAATAGGTAATTGATAACAAGAATTATGAACTTGGATACTCGGTGATATGGAACTGACAATGCTGAGCTGTTCGAGCCTTCGATTTCTACTTTAGTAGCGTCTATAGTACCGGCCGTTTTCAGATGTTCAATGCGAAATGATTCATCCATAAACACAGCATATGGAAGGTGGCGGTGTCTGGACAAGGACGACTGAAGAATATGAGCAATTGATGGAGTTACCGGCTTCCCCGTAGCATTCGTCTTCAACAGTCTAGTTTTATGCCGTTTTTTGGATTCCAGGTGGGTTTGAACAAGATTGTTTATCCGGAGTGTCTCTGCTTTCCAATTTAGCTTTTGCCATTTGTTAGTCTCTGAAGGACCCGTTAGTTTTGAAATGCCTTCCAATCCATACTGAGAGGGAAATATTAAAGCAAGTAGATAACGAACGTGAAAAGAAAGCGAGCGATCAGATGATGACTTCACAGGGCTTTGGGTATCTAGCCCGGGTTCACGAAATGGAACACGATTAAGACAAAAGTTCCTCTTGAATCCAAAACAAACATCGTTTTTTGGAGTTGGACCGTACAAACAACTTTCTTTCGATATGAATACTTTTGATGCTTTAGTAAGCATTGTTCTGATAGGTTTTTTTCTACTGCTGCCTTGTTTCAAGACATGTGCAGTGCTTATAGATTGAAGAGGGTTGGATACTAGTGAGATAGATTCGCCGGCAGTCTTtgctttcttcttgggTCGCTGAGCACCTACATCCCCATCAGAGGACCGCTTGCCCACACCATCACTGCGCAAAGTATCGCGCAGTTTGTATATAACATTAACACCCGTTAATTGAATATACGACTCGCAGTGTTCTAGATAGTAAAATAAAGAGCACTGAGTTAAAAGATAGTATAGCCAAGCAGAATCCAGTCGTGAATACAATAGTCTCCACTCGTGTTGCATGAACATCATCGCAGTAGCATTGGGATAGTCGTAGCTAAGCTTTAACGTCGAAGTAACACCATGGCTCAGAACATTGGAAAAAGTTCCCTTCCAACTCTCGGATATGTCCAAGGTTCTAGTATATTGGAGAGATTGTTGATACGCATTTCTTGTAGCGAAGGATATCAGCTCCTTGTATGAAAGATATCGTTCGCGAAATCTTTGTGCATGAATCGATGTTGGATAGCTTGGAGGACTATCTGCATTTAGTTCAAAGTCGACCCCAACATAAACTGATTCGAGAAACTTTCGAAAGTCACAATTGCCAATGGTGGGTTTATAAAGTTCGTCAATTTGACCTGGGTCCAAAAACGTTTCCAAGAATTGATCCAGAGGTGTTACTGATTTGTAAACCTGCGATAGGGCTGTGAGTTCACCCGAACTCATATCTCAAATTGTTCATACAGCCAAGCAGCTGACAATtagcaacaacatcaaAGCTCTCACTCGGTTTTGTCACGAAAGTCGCGCGTATCGACTGGGCACTCTATATCCAAGCCGCAGTGAATGATGCGCCGCACACAGGTCGTGAACTTAATCTGCATAGAAACCATGCCAGTAATGAACTAACAATTCTCAAGACTAGAGATATCATTCCTCGACAATACACGCGATGGCTGCTGCAAAACTTCCTCAGGCCGTACAGACTGGGTTCTCGTCACGTCTACGGCTGGAACAGActtcattatttatttctacTCAGCCTGTAGTACGCGCCACGAAACGTGCAACTGCCAATTTGATTAGCTATGCTGAGATTGAAGAGGATtacgatgacgatgatgaggacCCTTCGTTTGGTCCCGATGGCAGTACTGGGTATGGCAGCACTCCTGCTCCAACGAGCCATCAACAATCACAATCTCAAGAACCTGcagaaccaaaaaaagtAGAAGTCAAACGACCAGCGGTGCGAACTAGGCATCCTCTCTATACGGAACAACAACTGGTGGATATTGCCCAAAGAGAAGAGATTCTAGTACCAATTAAACTTGCGCTGGAATTTGATACTTATAGAATAACAGACTTTTTGATGTGGAATTTAAATGAACAAGTTCTGACGCCAGAATCGTTTGCCATCATTACATGTAATGACCTGGAATTACCAGTGGGTTATACAAACActatatcatcatcaatcaaatcacaATTGGCAGAGTATAGCTCAGTGGCAAATATACAGCTGCCACGTGACTGTGGAATTCACGTCATTATCCACTTATCGGTGAACCTTGATAAAGAATTATATGAGGATAAGTTTGAGTGGGACTTGGGCTGTGATCTAACGCCTGAGATGTTTGCTCAAAGTGTTGTAAAGGACCTTGGCATATCAGGAGAGTTCTATCCTGCTATAGCTCATGCTTTACATGATGTTCTAATTCGTATGAAAAAAGAGGCTGTTGAGGGTCACCTGCCTCAAGAAGTTGACAACCTCGCTGCTTTTGGTGCAGAGGCCGGTTGGAGAGTTGACCAGGAACTTCTTGGTGCTGAATGGGCACCTACTTTAGAGAAACTGTCCcaagaagagattgaaaGACGCGAAAttgaaagagaaagaaatattCGTCGTCTGAAACGTGAGTCGGCCCGGATGGGCGATATTACGGACATTGGCGGTCTATTTGGAGGCCGAAGCAAGCGACGAAGATATGACTCGCCTTCTCAAGGTGGTTCTCCTGCATTCTGGTAGCCACCACAAAATTATTTAGATGGctttattttcttggccaagctactgcttctgctcCACATGCGGGGCCCTGATGCTGCCAATGCACCTCTGCTGCCTGTGGAAAGTTGACCTGTGTAAGATGCACTTATGATGTacgataataaattattataataGCCTCTCATAGATTTGGCAGCAATGCGATGCTAAAGATGCTAGACTTTGATAAGAGCCAAATAACATTTCGTCCTAAAAATAGTGACTTCTCACAAAAGATTATCAGACTAGAGTCTCGCCCTAACTCAGTTCAGCAGTGTGAAAAACGTTAGATGGGGCCCCATTTAACGGGGAAGGGACTAGTCACAATTATGGATTAGCAGATATAGTGtcacagatccagatccaccCGGATTTCGGCACTTCATTTGAGATGCTACATTTCGTGATGAATTGCTTGCTTGGTTGGCCTGTTTAGCTGACGGCAAGATGATGTCTGGTGTAACTAATCACTAGCATGATTTCGTCGGGCCGAGCGTgaatttctttttgctcTCCACAGCTGAATCTATGAAATCTTGGTGCTCTCTACATGAAATGCAAAAATCTTCTGTGCTTACATCACGCCGTGGTCTGGTCGCACCAACTTAAAAAATATAGAGCTTAAAGTGGTCTAAAGTTTATTTCTCTAGAGTTAACGTACAAGATAAATGGTCAGTGTGGTATTTTAAGATCATTGGTCCAGCAATTGGGAATACTAACAAATCCTTCGTTTAGATTTAAAACCGAGTTATGACCAGAGGTTAAGAGGTTcgccattttttttatgaaCAACTTCCCAAATAGGAAGTGACAGTTGAATATTGCCAATTCGAGTTTATTCCGCTTTTCCGTGTACTGAGTAGATCTTTTAAGTAGACATATGGCCGGCCATCTACAATTAACATCCCCGCATGTCTGGACCGCCTTGGACGCTGATGCTCTGTCAAAGGGTAAAAGTCGAAATTCTAAGAGAGGCGCTTTTTATCGGTGCCTGAACCGTGCAGCTATCATGCGCAAGTGAGTTCACATGCAATGCAGCCATCAGATTTTCgttttattatattttagGCCACAATCCTTAACTTTTCGCCGTTCTCACGATTACAAAATGAAAATTGAGCTTTTGACTAATGGAACCGATTAGAATTTGCTTTTGTAATTTAGAATTAGAATTAACTTGTGAGATATAAGAAAACGACTGGATAATTGCAAAAATTGATCGACCTCTGTAAGTCACGTGCATGCAGTGTCGACTTGGTTCTATGCAGGTGGCTGACCGCTGCAGACCTATTCATAATTGTGTGGGCTGGATATCCAGCTGCTTCAAATTGACGATTAGTACCGTACGAAAAATTAAAAGTCAGGTCATCTACTGTACATCTCCATTGATAGACGAAATGGCTGGTCGGATAATGAATTGAAAAGGGTCTTAAGCGAAAATGTGGATTGGCGCTCAGAAACGTCCTTAATCTGGATAAGGCCTGGCGGGCATGATTGTTCTCACCGCCATAGGATCATATAAAACCATTCAGCTCGGCATCATCAGCTTTGAATAAGGTTCGCAATTTTTTGTGCTGttgaaataatattctctTGTTCGTTGGACAgtaaagaaaataattatttgcTGACTAGCTACAAAGGCTTGGCTCGGATTTATTACCAAACTTATATAACCTTGTGTTTGTCTTGCAAAATCTAAGATAGGCTCAGTTCAGCTCTTCCACCCCGgcttaattttttttcttgaagaaaTTTAATTTAGTTCTTGAACGATGGATGGTCCAATAAGGGTACTTGGAGATGGCCAAGTAGACCCTGGGTTTTACAATTCAGATGATTACAACAGTCGCTTAGACGGGCTTAAAATAAGGCAGGAATTCGAGGTTCCTGCTgccaagcagcagctaaGACATGTTAATGATGTCAATGACTACTTTCAACCTCAGGAACCTACTGGAGAAGTTTCTGTTTCATCACACTACTGGAAGATTCCTGATAAGCGTCAGTACTTGACGGCCATTGCAACACATGAGACTGATCCCTTGGTGGCCATTGCTAGTGGATCTAGAGAATCCAACCTATTCATATATGAGCTTGACAAAAATGAACTGGATGCGTCAAAGTCTATTTTAACTCATCACCAGACTATAACTCTGGCAGAAATTCACTCTCTTGCATGGGCGTCCCCCAATGATCCTCTGGGACAACAGGGCAATGTCATATTCACTGGTCACAACACTGGCATGGTACATATGATTTTATTACCGGATCCTTACAGAAGCAGTGATCCAGCGGAGATAATGAAACGCTTTAATCATAACCGACATGTAGAAGGCGCCACTAGTACGAGGATAAGTCAATTAGGACTC
The Sugiyamaella lignohabitans strain CBS 10342 chromosome A, complete sequence genome window above contains:
- the BUD6 gene encoding Bud6p (Actin- and formin-interacting protein; participates in actin cable assembly and organization as a nucleation-promoting factor (NPF) for formins Bni1p and Bnr1p; a triple helical coiled-coil domain in the C-terminal region interacts with Bni1p; involved in polarized cell growth; isolated as bipolar budding mutant; potential Cdc28p substrate; GO_component: GO:0005935 - cellular bud neck [Evidence IDA] [PMID 11071900]; GO_component: GO:0005935 - cellular bud neck [Evidence IDA] [PMID 23671312]; GO_component: GO:0005935 - cellular bud neck [Evidence IDA] [PMID 9247651]; GO_component: GO:0005934 - cellular bud tip [Evidence IDA] [PMID 11071900]; GO_component: GO:0005934 - cellular bud tip [Evidence IDA] [PMID 23671312]; GO_component: GO:0005934 - cellular bud tip [Evidence IDA] [PMID 9247651]; GO_component: GO:0000131 - incipient cellular bud site [Evidence IDA] [PMID 11071900]; GO_component: GO:0000131 - incipient cellular bud site [Evidence IDA] [PMID 9247651]; GO_component: GO:0043332 - mating projection tip [Evidence IDA] [PMID 19053807]; GO_component: GO:0043332 - mating projection tip [Evidence IDA] [PMID 9082982]; GO_component: GO:0000133 - polarisome [Evidence IDA] [PMID 9632790]; GO_component: GO:0005628 - prospore membrane [Evidence IDA] [PMID 24390141]; GO_component: GO:0005816 - spindle pole body [Evidence IDA] [PMID 17416900]; GO_function: GO:0003779 - actin binding [Evidence IDA] [PMID 7719850]; GO_function: GO:0003779 - actin binding [Evidence IDA] [PMID 9247651]; GO_function: GO:0005519 - cytoskeletal regulatory protein binding [Evidence IPI] [PMID 15923184]; GO_function: GO:0005519 - cytoskeletal regulatory protein binding [Evidence IDA] [PMID 9082982]; GO_function: GO:0008047 - enzyme activator activity [Evidence IMP] [PMID 23671312]; GO_process: GO:0051017 - actin filament bundle assembly [Evidence IGI,IMP] [PMID 23671312]; GO_process: GO:0030953 - astral microtubule organization [Evidence IMP] [PMID 22608510]; GO_process: GO:0007121 - bipolar cellular bud site selection [Evidence IMP] [PMID 8657162]; GO_process: GO:0007121 - bipolar cellular bud site selection [Evidence IMP] [PMID 9247651]; GO_process: GO:0007118 - budding cell apical bud growth [Evidence IGI,IMP] [PMID 10866679]; GO_process: GO:0030010 - establishment of cell polarity [Evidence IMP] [PMID 9247651]; GO_process: GO:0034652 - extrachromosomal circular DNA localization involved in cell aging [Evidence IMP] [PMID 18660802]; GO_process: GO:2000251 - positive regulation of actin cytoskeleton reorganization [Evidence IGI,IMP] [PMID 17237521]; GO_process: GO:0090338 - positive regulation of formin-nucleated actin cable assembly [Evidence IDA,IGI] [PMID 14657240]; GO_process: GO:0090338 - positive regulation of formin-nucleated actin cable assembly [Evidence IDA] [PMID 15923184]; GO_process: GO:0007124 - pseudohyphal growth [Evidence IMP] [PMID 24603354]; GO_process: GO:0032880 - regulation of protein localization [Evidence IMP] [PMID 10085294]) — encoded protein: MLRVILEKALSDDASHENLDKYLPDIREIIVTLLQKLKQKQALIRASGSSVGSAPSIPLPTYHHNSTSHPQPPTHGRYQQTHQGPGPQPQQQSQPHSHQHANPGPPPSPRLQMQGQMSQISAPMKYPTRSESLSSPASPLASTMLPPRHNSVGGHSGAGPRTSSAPDSVKLGGGVPGFQARPPPPPPGGPNGPNGPGPVPGPGGIHIKKNNSRSNLSNISITASNAPRSDYQRGPPSSSPRKESSNPLATLQRSEALERRASRRFSAYQFAKLTNGPQAAREAVPEMPPLPSDKRSSLLPTTSSHSSSMADYTLSTSVVDKTNDQQHLAATIKDTTPSGELAAQKESPSTQSRISSSPQVNGSQEQFPGTIPVFLQIGHKVKKAMVDPSDITIASLRLQFIEKFAYSPGSEAFPDIYIQDPKSGIRYELDETSLDEVKKGSVLVSLNIKEMDEVKKHFSEGLAKLAETVNNLHSKIDDNTSAINQLKETKVNSIATTSSQTQSRSETPMSTRPTSKISLKQVEAIRKDVAVLRQVSASSLGGLKDELAGILTKAKALQNTSFLIQQSGSSRAFMEQCHKKLSAESDSLLTNVDDLQDVIEALRKDVAQRGVRHTPRQLETVAKELAVAKEDLEKMTEYITNERPSWKKIWERELDVVCEEQQFFKLQEELVADLRDDLSKAEETFKLVEMCSQEQSKVSGGRRPTQPTILSAPVDGIVHVKDAVLSEVSALQPNHEQRVEAIERAEKMRRKELELRSKGGEFEEELEEFVGENKLKKSGGVEETERRLKLREQKMLEEQRKNDAEAKLIRDQERERRKLERQKERGKREPIPEDDVPLDAVDTANPVVEPEVNTTPPEEHEVVTNATAEHASEPVEASVESLD